A single Hippopotamus amphibius kiboko isolate mHipAmp2 chromosome 5, mHipAmp2.hap2, whole genome shotgun sequence DNA region contains:
- the GRK5 gene encoding G protein-coupled receptor kinase 5 isoform X4: MTKYLTPKSPIFIAQVGQDLVSQTEEKLLQKPCKELFSACVRSVHDYLRGEPFHEYLHSMYFDRFLQWKWLERQPVTKNTFRQYRVLGKGGFGEVCACQVRATGKMYACKRLEKKRIKKRKGESMALNEKQILEKVNSQFVVNLAYAYETKDALCLVLTIMNGGDLKFHIYNMGNPGFEEERALFYAAEILCGLEDLHREHTVYRDLKPENILLDDYGHIRISDLGLAVKIPEGDLIRGRVGTVGYMAPEVLNNQRYGLSPDYWGLGCLIYEMIEGQSPFRGRKEKVKREEVDRRVLETEEVYSHKFSEEAQSICKMLLTKDATQRLGCQEEGATEVKRHPFFRNMNFKRLEAGMLDPPFIPDPRAVYCKDVLDIEQFSTVKGVNLDHTDDDFYSKFSTGSVPIPWQSEMIETECFKELNVFGPNGTLSADLNRSHPPEPPKKGLLQRLFKRQQPCAEVPPNPHYRPGNRGSQTLARGHSAKKWQI; this comes from the exons tcCCCGATTTTCATCGCCCAAGTTGGCCAGGACCTGGTCTCCCAGACGGAGGAGAAGCTCCTTCAGAAACCCTGCAAAGAACTCTTTTCTGCCTGTGTGCG GTCTGTCCACGACTACCTGAGGGGAGAACCGTTCCACGAGTACCTGCACAGCATGTATTTTGATCGGTTTCTCCAGTGGAAGTGGTTGGAAAG gcAACCAGTAACCAAAAATACTTTCAGGCAGTACCGAGTACTAGGAAAAGGAGGCTTTGGGGAG GTCTGTGCCTGCCAGGTTCGGGCCACGGGTAAAATGTACGCCTGCAAGCGCTTGGAGAAGAAGAGGATcaagaagaggaaaggggagtCCATGGCACTGAACGAGAAGCAGATCCTAGAGAAGGTCAACAGTCAGTTTGTG GTCAACCTGGCCTATGCCTACGAGACCAAGGATGCCCTGTGCTTGGTCCTGACCATCATGAACGGGGGGGACCTGAAGTTCCACATCTACAACATGGGGAACCCTGGCTTCGAGGAGGAGCGCGCCCTGTTCTATGCAGCAGAGATCCTGTGCGGCCTGGAAGACCTCCACCGCGAGCACACTGTCTACAG AGATTTGAAACCTGAAAATATCCTGTTAGACGATTACG GCCACATTAGGATCTCAGACCTGGGCCTGGCCGTGAAGATCCCCGAGGGAGACCTGATCCGCGGCCGGGTGGGCACTGTCGGATACATGG CTCCAGAGGTCCTGAACAACCAGAGGTACGGCCTGAGCCCCGACTACTGGGGCCTGGGCTGCCTCATCTACGAGATGATCGAGGGCCAGTCGCCCTTCCGAGGCCGCAAGGAGAAGGTGAAGAGGGAGGAGGTGGACCGCCGGGTCCTAGAGACCGAGGAGGTGTACTCACACAAGTTCTCCGAGGAGGCCCAgtccatctgcaaaatg CTGCTCACCAAAGATGCTACGCAGAGGCTGGGCTGCCAGGAGGAGGGGGCCACGGAGGTCAAGAGACACCCCTTCTTCAGAAACATGAATTTCAAGCGCTTAGAAGCCGGGATGTTGGACCCTCCTTTTATTCCAGAT CCCCGGGCCGTGTACTGCAAGGACGTGCTGGACATCGAGCAGTTCTCCACCGTGAAGGGCGTCAACCTGGACCACACGGACGATGACTTCTACTCCAAGTTCTCCACGGGCTCTGTGCCCATCCCATGGCAAAGTGAG ATGATAGAAACAGAGTGCTTTAAGGAACTGAACGTGTTTGGACCTAACGGTACCCTCTCAGCGGACCTGAACAGAAGCCACCCTCCAGAACCGCCAAAGAAAGGGCTGCTCCAGAGGCTCTTCAAGCGTCAG cagccctgcgcAGAAGTGCCTCCTAACCCGCATTACAGGCCAGGCAACCGGGGGAGTCAGACGCTTGCTCGAGGTCATTCAGCGAAGAAGTGGCAGAtttag